In Deltaproteobacteria bacterium, the following are encoded in one genomic region:
- a CDS encoding zinc-binding dehydrogenase: MVKKAKAAIMVEAKRDLEIREYPLPEVGKGALLVKVKCCTICGSDLHSWLGHREAPTPIILGHEIVGEIVELGRGVTHDSGDRPLKVGDRITWTIMDNCAKCYYCREKGLMMKCRSLKKYGHDSCASPPHFVGGFAEYCYISPGTCVIKIPDGLPDEEVAPANCALATVVAGWDVIDLRPFENVLIQGAGALGIYAAALARHYGCHRVIVTDVLDHRLEFVRSFGATDIINTKGMKDEQIVEAVRDLTGGFGVDAVMEVAGVPQLIPVGLKCLRKGGRFVEHGTAFPGADFTYDASDIVFRWLTLRGVHNYDTKHLQWGIDFLAQTRGIFPFERIVTHSFPLREINKAMRTAQSGKGVRVAVKPWES; encoded by the coding sequence ATGGTCAAAAAGGCAAAGGCGGCGATAATGGTGGAGGCCAAGCGCGACCTGGAAATCCGCGAATACCCCCTGCCCGAAGTTGGCAAAGGGGCTCTCCTGGTAAAAGTAAAGTGCTGCACCATTTGCGGCTCTGATCTCCACTCGTGGTTGGGCCACAGGGAGGCTCCCACGCCGATCATTCTCGGCCATGAGATCGTGGGGGAGATTGTCGAGCTCGGCCGGGGTGTGACCCATGATTCGGGTGATCGACCCTTGAAGGTGGGCGACAGAATAACATGGACCATCATGGACAACTGCGCAAAATGTTATTATTGCCGGGAAAAAGGGTTGATGATGAAGTGCCGCTCTCTGAAGAAGTACGGCCATGATAGCTGCGCTTCTCCCCCTCATTTCGTGGGAGGGTTTGCCGAGTACTGTTATATCAGCCCGGGAACGTGCGTGATAAAGATCCCGGATGGGCTGCCGGACGAAGAGGTCGCTCCGGCCAACTGCGCCCTGGCAACCGTGGTCGCTGGATGGGATGTCATAGATCTGAGGCCTTTTGAGAATGTCCTGATTCAGGGTGCCGGGGCCCTGGGGATTTACGCCGCTGCCCTGGCAAGACACTATGGGTGCCACCGGGTGATCGTCACCGATGTGCTCGACCACCGGTTGGAATTCGTCAGATCCTTCGGCGCCACAGATATCATCAACACCAAGGGCATGAAGGATGAGCAGATCGTGGAAGCCGTCCGAGACCTGACAGGTGGGTTCGGGGTGGATGCGGTCATGGAGGTGGCCGGAGTTCCGCAGCTCATCCCCGTGGGGCTTAAATGCCTGCGAAAGGGTGGGCGATTCGTGGAGCACGGGACGGCTTTTCCAGGGGCCGATTTTACCTATGACGCCTCTGATATCGTTTTTCGATGGCTCACTCTCCGTGGGGTTCACAACTACGATACCAAACACCTCCAGTGGGGAATCGATTTCTTGGCTCAGACGAGAGGGATATTTCCTTTCGAGAGGATCGTCACCCACAGTTTCCCTCTCCGGGAGATCAACAAGGCCATGAGAACCGCTCAGTCCGGAAAGGGGGTTCGGGTGGCCGTAAAGCCTTGGGAGAGTTGA
- a CDS encoding 4Fe-4S dicluster domain-containing protein has protein sequence MARFVRSYPERCTGCRVCELACSMAHDGVFNPEKARITIHTRSLERMERALVCVHCDKPRCMDACPVDAISKDPTSGLVSVDGEACTGCGECVEACPFDAMKLHPETGKAINCDLCGGDPLCVSYCRPGALEFGGTGHG, from the coding sequence ATGGCTAGATTTGTCAGGTCCTACCCAGAACGCTGTACCGGCTGCCGGGTCTGTGAGCTGGCATGCTCCATGGCCCATGACGGCGTCTTCAATCCTGAGAAGGCGAGAATAACGATCCACACCCGCTCCCTGGAGCGGATGGAAAGGGCCCTGGTCTGTGTCCATTGCGACAAGCCCAGGTGCATGGATGCCTGCCCGGTGGATGCCATATCCAAGGATCCGACAAGCGGTCTGGTTTCGGTGGATGGAGAGGCCTGTACCGGGTGCGGGGAGTGCGTGGAGGCCTGTCCCTTTGACGCCATGAAACTCCACCCCGAAACCGGCAAAGCCATCAACTGCGATCTCTGCGGGGGTGATCCCCTCTGCGTGTCGTACTGCAGACCAGGAGCTCTGGAATTCGGAGGCACCGGGCATGGGTAA